The following is a genomic window from Drosophila ananassae strain 14024-0371.13 unplaced genomic scaffold, ASM1763931v2 tig00000205, whole genome shotgun sequence.
CGAAATAAACGGTATACTACTAGAaactacatttttgtttttacataTATGCACACACAATAATCACACTCTTCACACAAGctctatatgtatattattgaaaattcttgaatgattttaagtgaaatttaCATTCAACGtggttttctttcattttatttcaatcaTTCATAATAGCGACAAAAATGTTTTCGCTTTTATTCTTGttaatatattgtttatacattttgttattgtaatgTAAACTAGTGCTAATCttgtagttgaaaatttatattcttttgaaaaagtgtGGTCGTCCTGAAAAGGACGTTTGGGTTTATAAATGTGTTTATGTACAAGTATTCTGTATTCAGGGCCGTAATTAAGCGTTTAGGCCTTCTTCTCGGTCTTCTTGGGCAAAAGCACAGCCTGGATGTTGGGCAACACGCCACCCTGAGCTATGGTGACACCAGAGAGCAGCTTGTTCAACTCCTCGTCATTGCGAATAGCCAACTGGAGATGACGGGGAATAATCCTAGTCTTCTTGTTATCACGGGCAGCATTGCCAGCTAACTCGAGAACTTCAGCTGCCAGGTATTCCATAACGGCAGCCAGGTAAACAGGAGCGCCGGCACCAACGCGTTCAGCATAGTTGCCTTTGCGGAGCAGACGGTGAATACGTCCGACGGGGAACTGAAGACCAGCACGATTCGATCGGGACTTTGCCTTTCCCTTCACTTTTCCACCCTTGCCACGAccagacatttttttttactttacgaTAATTCACTTCACACACGAATAATG
Proteins encoded in this region:
- the LOC123258368 gene encoding histone H2A; the encoded protein is MSGRGKGGKVKGKAKSRSNRAGLQFPVGRIHRLLRKGNYAERVGAGAPVYLAAVMEYLAAEVLELAGNAARDNKKTRIIPRHLQLAIRNDEELNKLLSGVTIAQGGVLPNIQAVLLPKKTEKKA